The region TTCGTTGTTTCTGGCGATGCAGCTGATATAGAGTCGGTTGCTTGCCTCGAGCAGTCCGCTGTCGGCGAGATGCTGCATCTGTTCCCTTACCATCTCTTTCCAGTTGGCGTCGCAGAAGATATGGTAGATGCCGTAGATGGGAGTAGAACAGGCTGGAGTATGGCTCCAGGACGACAGGTCCTTGCGCTCGTATATTCCCAATGTACTCTTGTATATTCTCTTTAGAATGGATGTCATGATGCTGATGGATGCTTTTTAATGAGATGCAGATGATGCTTTCAAGGAATTGATGAGACGCTGGAACATGGTTTTCATGTCGTATCTTGGCGTCCAGCCGAGCTGATGCACCTTGCTGCAGGACAGACGGAGCCGGGTCATCGGAGAATAGCCCATGCCTTCTTTCAGCTGGATTACCGGCTGGATATCCGGATTGAAAGTGTTGCAGAGGAACTTCGCCATATCGATGATGGAAATGTAGGTTGACTCGTTGGCAACATTGTATGCCTCACCGTCTTCACCCTTCAGCAGGATGAAAAGGATTGCCTCGATGGCATCAACCGTATAGCAATAGCAGCGGCTCAGTTCACCGGTGGTATGGAGAACGATGTCTTCTCCGGCAATGATGTTGCGGGCAAACTGTGCGAAAACGCGGTTGTCATCTGCCGTAACTCCTGCTCCGAAGGTCTGGGCGAGGCGGGCAGTCTTGACATGCACCCCATATTCGCGGGCATAGGCATGGCATAGGCATTCGGCTGCTCTCTTGGCTACGGGATAGCTGCTGCGGGTATCTGAAAGATGGATGTAGCCCTGCTCTTCCTCGCTGAGCGGATGGGAATCATCATAGATGCTTCCATATACCTCCAGGGATGAAACATTGACGATAGAGGCGGTGTTCTGGCAGAGGGCGAAACGCAGGAGCTGGGCTGTGCCGTCGAAATCGGTCATCATGGTTTCTACCGGCTTGCTGACAAAGTATTGGGATGCAGTAGGACTGGCAAAATGCACCAGATAATCGATATGAACCTCCTGCGGCAGCTCCTCTGTCTTGCTGAAATCATGCTTCAGAATCACGATGTTCTTGCCCAAAACCTCTGCAGAATGGGCATCTCCCTGAGGATGTCCCAGTACCTGCTGCGCCTTTTCAGCGTTTCTTACGAAGCATACGATGGTCAGGTTCAGTCCGTGCTGTCTGTCGAGTTCTTCCAGGCAATGAACCATGCAGGAGCCCAGCAAGCCCGTAGCTCCCGTAATGCCGATGGTCTTGTTTCTCAGTTGTTCGTAAAGCGGAAAGCTTTTGGCAAAGTCTTTCCAGTCTTCCAGTTCTATTTCGTTATGTTTCATTTCTTCTCTATCTTTATCAGAAACCGAAAATCTGCTGGTTCTCATGTACCGTTACCATGGCACGGAACACAAAGAAATCGGTTGGTGTTGTAATCTTGATGTTCTCCATCGGACCGATGATGGTACCGAGTTTATAGCCGTAGTGGCTCATCATCGTACAGGAATCGATGAAGTTGTGTCTGCCTTCTTCAATCGCCTTGCGGTGTGAAGAGAGGATATCTTTCAGTCGGAAACTCTGTGGCGCTCTGGCAATCAGAGAATTGTCTCGTTCCGGAATTTCCAGCGAGTTGTCTTCCTGTTTTACGATGAAAGTCTCTGTGGCTGGTATACAGGTGATGCAGGAGCCGCATTCTTCCACCTTTCGGATATTGTCTGTAATGGTTTCCTCGTTGATGAGTGGGCGTACGCCGTCATGAATGAGCACGTTGGCATCCTTGCCGCCGGCAAACTCCTCGGCAGCACAGAGTCCGTGATAGATGGAATCCTGTCCGCTGTTGCCACCCGGTACAATCTTCACCACCTTGCTGATTTCGAACTTGCGTATCATCTTCTCCAGGAAAGGAATCCATGATTCGATGCAGGCTACGACGATGCCATCTATCTCCGGATGATTGTCGAACAATTCCAAAGTATAGATGATGATAGGTTTGCCGTTCAGTTCCAGAAACTGCTTAGGTCTTGACTTGGTGTGCATTCTGAGGCCGGAGCCTCCTGCAAAGATGACTGCTATGTTCATAAGATTCCTTTTTTAGAGAGTTATTATAAAGAATGGGGCTTTTGGGACCGCTTATTTCATGATCTGGGTTGCCTGGTCTGACATGTAGGTGAACAGCCAGTAGCCATTCCATGCCCAGAGATACAGGGTGAGTAACCAGCAGAAATATCTCAGGATAACCTGTTTGCCCGGTGTGAGCGTCTTCATCAGATAGGCGATGGCAATAGGAATGATGAATATCCAGTGGCAAGCCATGATATACATCTCGTTCAGACCGAATCCCATCACAAAATGGATGACGATGTCTAATCCTAGCCAACTCAGTACCAGAAGGAAGAATCTGTGCCGGATGCCAACCACGATGCCGATGATGAACAGCAGCGAGATGATGGCTTCGATGACATAATTGAATGCATAGTTATACTTCACGATGGTAGGGCGGTTTACGCACATATCGTCCAGAAGATAAGAGTCGTGGAGCTGGATGGATTCTCCCATCATGTTGTGAATCAGGGCATCGGTCCTGGAAGTTGACGTATCGGTCCATTTCCAGAATCCCTCCTGCTTCATCGGTTCTCCGGTATGTGCCATAACCCAGGCGTGATGGATGGAATCCTTCCGCTGCTGTTCCGGGTCCTTGGCATGTGCCTTTACCTCAATCTGCTTATCTGCATGAAACTGGGGTTCCCTTACCTCCGTATAGATAAGATAGGCAGTAGTTACCAGCAGGATGGCTGGCAGAATCATAGCCACGAGATTCTTAGGGGCGAAGACCTTCCTGCCGTTGGTAAACCAGGCTGCCAGATAGGTCTTGGCAATGTTGCTGAGGGTGACCCCTCCGGTCAGGAAACTGAGGATGCCGATGGTCCAGGCAGACAGTTGGCGTCTCTTCTTCATCGCCATGCCTGCCAGATACAGCGTCATGGTCAGCATGAGGAGCGACCAGCAGAAGTGGTCGGGTACCAGCATGGAAACCATCACCATACCGAAGGAATAGAGCATGGTGGAGAAAAGAATGCAGTCTTTCTTCTTCAGTTCTATGATTTCCCGGAAGATGCGGTATACGAAGATGAAGGAATAGAAGGCGCTTGCTATGAGCAGGATAGCCATGAATATCATCGCATAGTTGGTATCGCCCGAAGATATCAGTTCCTTATTGATGAGATAGAAAGGATAAAGGATGACTGCAAAGAGCGGATGGCGCGGAATCTCGAAATAGAGTTTGCCATTCGACATAAAGATATACGACCATGCATCAAAGCCGGATACATGGAAGGTTTTGGCGAACAACTGCCAGAAGCTGACGTGGTGCGCTCTGAGGAAAAGGTTGCCGTATTTGTAGAAGAACAACCCGTTGAGCAGCACGAATACCAATAGAGCCACGAGGCCCGGTATCCTTTCTTCTTTCTTTATTTTAAAAATATTCTTCATTGTCTTATTCTTATTTTGGGTGCAAAGTTAGTGTAAAAAATTGATTGTGAGAAGAAAAATGAGGAAATATTTCGTTTTGTCTGGTTTTTGTGGCGGTTTTATTTGGCGTTGTCTTCTTTTTAAGTTATCTTTGTGGCAAAAAAGGAAATGACAGTTTCCGATGATTGTGTATCGTTAACGAATATCATATATATGAAACAGCCAGCTAAGATTGATGTCGCCGTATTGATGCTCTTCTTCAATCGTCCCGACAATTTTCAGAAAGTGTTCGACGAGGTGAAGAAGGCTCGTCCTGCCAAGTTGTTCCTTTATCAGGATGGAGCAAGGGGCGAACGTGACGTGTCGGGTATCGAGGCTTGCCGGCAGATTGCATCTGATGAGAATATTGATTGGGAGTGCGAGGTTCACCGCTCTTATCAGACAAAGAACCAGGGATGCGACCCGTCGGAGTATCTCTCCCAGAAATGGGCTTTCTCGATGGTGGATAAGTGCATCGTGCTGGAAGATGACGATGTGCCGAGCCAGTCGTTCTTCCCTTTCTGCAAGGAGATGCTCGACCGCTATGAGCACGATGAACGCATCGCCATGATTGCCGGATTCAATGAGGATGAGATAACGCCCGATTGCGAGGACAGCTATTTCTTTACCTCTATCTTCGCTATCTGGGGATGGGCTTCCTGGCGTCGCGTGGTGGATAAATGGGAGGGTGACTATGCCTTCCTG is a window of Segatella copri DNA encoding:
- a CDS encoding NAD-dependent epimerase/dehydratase family protein, whose product is MKHNEIELEDWKDFAKSFPLYEQLRNKTIGITGATGLLGSCMVHCLEELDRQHGLNLTIVCFVRNAEKAQQVLGHPQGDAHSAEVLGKNIVILKHDFSKTEELPQEVHIDYLVHFASPTASQYFVSKPVETMMTDFDGTAQLLRFALCQNTASIVNVSSLEVYGSIYDDSHPLSEEEQGYIHLSDTRSSYPVAKRAAECLCHAYAREYGVHVKTARLAQTFGAGVTADDNRVFAQFARNIIAGEDIVLHTTGELSRCYCYTVDAIEAILFILLKGEDGEAYNVANESTYISIIDMAKFLCNTFNPDIQPVIQLKEGMGYSPMTRLRLSCSKVHQLGWTPRYDMKTMFQRLINSLKASSASH
- a CDS encoding IspD/TarI family cytidylyltransferase; amino-acid sequence: MNIAVIFAGGSGLRMHTKSRPKQFLELNGKPIIIYTLELFDNHPEIDGIVVACIESWIPFLEKMIRKFEISKVVKIVPGGNSGQDSIYHGLCAAEEFAGGKDANVLIHDGVRPLINEETITDNIRKVEECGSCITCIPATETFIVKQEDNSLEIPERDNSLIARAPQSFRLKDILSSHRKAIEEGRHNFIDSCTMMSHYGYKLGTIIGPMENIKITTPTDFFVFRAMVTVHENQQIFGF
- a CDS encoding DUF6080 domain-containing protein; this encodes MKNIFKIKKEERIPGLVALLVFVLLNGLFFYKYGNLFLRAHHVSFWQLFAKTFHVSGFDAWSYIFMSNGKLYFEIPRHPLFAVILYPFYLINKELISSGDTNYAMIFMAILLIASAFYSFIFVYRIFREIIELKKKDCILFSTMLYSFGMVMVSMLVPDHFCWSLLMLTMTLYLAGMAMKKRRQLSAWTIGILSFLTGGVTLSNIAKTYLAAWFTNGRKVFAPKNLVAMILPAILLVTTAYLIYTEVREPQFHADKQIEVKAHAKDPEQQRKDSIHHAWVMAHTGEPMKQEGFWKWTDTSTSRTDALIHNMMGESIQLHDSYLLDDMCVNRPTIVKYNYAFNYVIEAIISLLFIIGIVVGIRHRFFLLVLSWLGLDIVIHFVMGFGLNEMYIMACHWIFIIPIAIAYLMKTLTPGKQVILRYFCWLLTLYLWAWNGYWLFTYMSDQATQIMK
- a CDS encoding hemolysin activation protein, which produces MKQPAKIDVAVLMLFFNRPDNFQKVFDEVKKARPAKLFLYQDGARGERDVSGIEACRQIASDENIDWECEVHRSYQTKNQGCDPSEYLSQKWAFSMVDKCIVLEDDDVPSQSFFPFCKEMLDRYEHDERIAMIAGFNEDEITPDCEDSYFFTSIFAIWGWASWRRVVDKWEGDYAFLRDKQAMQRLQSLVKQRGFRKDFIPMCRDHAHSGKEFYESIFWASMLLNSSLAIMPSRNLINNLGLSADSTHFAGSMKTTPKAYRRIFTMKRHELEFPLKHPKYVVENVDFKERLYKTNAWGHPLIKMSRSLEELLLNLRYGNFSGIFKAMGRRWRKMLGSDKHV